One genomic window of Sphingomonas sp. C3-2 includes the following:
- a CDS encoding DNA polymerase Y family protein: MVAKVRGALRLAAVDAKAQALGIVPGATLADARAVEPDLIVTEMDEGADRHWLERMARRCLDWSPRVTLASFDGITLDIAGGDHLFGGEAGLCAQVEDAAADMGMTLRWAVASTAEAAQALARYGTLPVVDERAAVRALPVIALGLDPDSILALNRAGLRCIGDLVVRPTASIAARFGAGAVSALQRLTGAEQAPIDALRDPEPLHFERRFAEPVALQSTISAVFMDLLQEAAGALAERALGGRRFALTLYRSDGARHRLDIETGRPSRDPALVLRLFDERIASLADPLDPGFGYERISLFLPATDPLAASQPELGGGEKDDAALTELVERLSTRLGAGSLRRLAPHESHLPEQAQLALPAMSERVPVPWPRPPEGEPPMRPLFLFDPPQRVEVLAEVPDGPPHRFRWRRKLHEVRLYEGPERIANEWWRHKGGECADQGGLTRDYYRVEDVLGRRYWIFRHGLYDEKPDPHWYMHGLFA, from the coding sequence ATGGTCGCCAAGGTCAGAGGGGCATTGAGGCTCGCGGCGGTGGACGCCAAGGCGCAGGCGCTGGGCATCGTGCCGGGGGCGACACTGGCCGATGCACGAGCCGTTGAGCCTGACCTGATCGTCACTGAAATGGACGAAGGGGCAGACCGCCACTGGCTCGAACGCATGGCGCGCCGCTGCCTTGACTGGTCGCCGCGCGTTACGCTGGCCTCGTTCGATGGGATTACGCTCGACATTGCAGGGGGAGATCATCTTTTCGGCGGTGAGGCAGGGCTATGTGCTCAGGTCGAGGACGCTGCGGCGGACATGGGCATGACGCTGCGCTGGGCAGTCGCTTCTACGGCGGAAGCAGCGCAGGCATTGGCCCGATACGGCACTCTGCCTGTTGTCGACGAACGGGCGGCCGTTCGCGCCCTGCCGGTGATCGCGCTGGGGCTCGATCCGGATTCCATCCTTGCGCTCAACAGGGCGGGGCTCAGATGTATCGGCGATCTGGTAGTGCGCCCCACGGCCAGCATTGCCGCGCGTTTCGGGGCAGGCGCCGTCAGCGCTCTGCAACGCCTGACCGGCGCGGAACAGGCCCCCATCGATGCCCTGAGAGATCCCGAGCCGCTTCATTTCGAGCGCCGTTTCGCCGAACCCGTCGCACTGCAAAGTACGATCAGCGCGGTTTTCATGGACTTGTTGCAAGAGGCGGCAGGCGCCCTTGCAGAACGCGCGCTGGGTGGTCGCCGGTTTGCATTGACCCTTTACCGAAGTGACGGTGCGCGTCATCGGCTGGACATCGAAACCGGGCGCCCGAGCCGCGATCCTGCATTGGTTCTGCGTCTGTTTGATGAGCGTATTGCCAGCCTGGCCGATCCGCTCGATCCTGGCTTTGGCTATGAGCGCATAAGCCTGTTCCTGCCCGCGACCGACCCTCTGGCCGCCAGCCAGCCTGAGCTTGGCGGCGGGGAAAAGGACGACGCTGCGCTGACCGAACTGGTCGAGCGGCTCAGCACCCGGCTTGGGGCAGGCAGCCTGCGCCGCCTTGCGCCGCATGAGAGCCACTTGCCCGAACAGGCGCAACTGGCCTTGCCTGCGATGAGTGAGCGCGTTCCAGTGCCATGGCCACGTCCGCCCGAAGGCGAGCCGCCGATGCGCCCGCTCTTCCTGTTCGATCCGCCCCAGCGCGTGGAGGTCTTGGCTGAAGTGCCCGATGGGCCGCCCCACCGCTTTCGCTGGCGGCGCAAGTTGCATGAGGTGCGGCTTTACGAAGGGCCAGAAAGGATTGCGAACGAGTGGTGGCGTCACAAAGGCGGGGAATGTGCTGACCAAGGTGGGCTGACCCGCGACTATTACCGGGTGGAAGATGTTCTTGGGCGGCGATACTGGATCTTCCGCCACGGGCTCTACGATGAAAAGCCTGATCCGCACTGGTACATGCACGGCCTCTTCGCATGA
- a CDS encoding SDR family NAD(P)-dependent oxidoreductase: protein MNRTILVTGATAGIGAATARKFVANGWKAIITGRREDRLQNLVAELGQEHVHPVSFDIRDEAAIAQTLAKLPDGFRDIDLLINNAGLALGTAPAQEAQLDQWRQMIDTNITGLVTITHALLPRLIERKGMIINLSSVAATYPYRGGNAYGGTKAFVRQFSLGLRSDLHGTGVRVTSIEPGMVETEFTLVRTGGDQTASDTLYQGANPMTAEDIADTLFWVASQPSHLNINTLELMPVTQSFAGFQVARDN, encoded by the coding sequence ATGAATCGAACAATATTGGTCACAGGCGCCACTGCAGGCATTGGCGCTGCGACGGCTCGCAAGTTTGTGGCGAATGGATGGAAGGCGATCATCACCGGGCGCCGCGAGGATCGGCTGCAAAATCTGGTCGCCGAACTGGGCCAGGAGCATGTGCACCCGGTCTCGTTCGATATTCGCGATGAAGCCGCGATTGCACAGACGCTTGCAAAGCTGCCCGATGGATTTCGCGATATCGACCTGCTGATCAACAACGCCGGGCTTGCGCTCGGCACGGCCCCTGCGCAGGAAGCCCAGCTGGATCAATGGCGCCAGATGATCGATACCAACATCACCGGCCTGGTAACGATCACCCACGCGCTGCTTCCCCGGCTTATCGAGCGCAAGGGGATGATCATCAACCTCAGTTCGGTCGCCGCAACTTACCCTTATCGCGGTGGAAACGCCTATGGCGGCACAAAGGCCTTTGTGCGCCAATTCTCGCTCGGTCTTCGGTCCGATCTGCACGGCACCGGCGTGCGCGTCACCTCGATTGAACCCGGCATGGTGGAAACCGAATTCACGCTGGTGCGCACCGGCGGTGACCAGACGGCATCGGATACGCTGTATCAGGGCGCCAATCCGATGACGGCGGAAGACATCGCCGATACGCTTTTCTGGGTGGCAAGCCAGCCCAGCCATCTCAACATCAACACGCTGGAACTGATGCCGGTGACGCAGTCCTTTGCCGGTTTTCAGGTCGCGCGCGACAACTGA
- a CDS encoding NADP-dependent oxidoreductase encodes MINRQWRLARRPHGMVTAADFERRDEPVPIVDLDAGEILLRTVMLGFDPAQRGWMDDVPGYMPPIAIGEPVRGSSINQVVASRNPAYPEGALVRGLYGWQDYAVACRAGEEPPSLVPTGVTPEQALGLFGGASFTAYVGIRDVGAVRAGDTVVVSGAAGAVGSVALQVARLSGARVIGIAGGTEKCGWLVDEYGADAAIDYRAENVEERLKALCPDGIDLFFDNVGGTILEAAIANLAWFGRIVLCGGVSGYNAEAPVPGPRNLMELVTRRGTMRGFILLDHLDRIAAASADLTSWTASGELRYRTDIQQGFENIPDTFLRLFSGANRGKQLLRLTPD; translated from the coding sequence TTGATAAACCGGCAGTGGCGCCTTGCGCGGCGCCCGCACGGGATGGTTACGGCGGCCGATTTCGAGCGGCGTGATGAGCCGGTTCCGATCGTCGATCTGGATGCGGGCGAGATACTGCTTCGAACCGTCATGCTCGGGTTCGATCCCGCGCAGCGCGGCTGGATGGATGATGTCCCGGGGTATATGCCGCCGATCGCGATCGGAGAGCCGGTGCGTGGCAGCAGCATCAATCAGGTGGTTGCGTCACGAAATCCGGCCTATCCGGAAGGCGCGCTGGTACGCGGCCTCTATGGATGGCAGGACTATGCGGTTGCCTGTCGCGCAGGCGAGGAGCCACCTTCGCTCGTGCCCACCGGTGTAACGCCCGAACAGGCGCTCGGCCTTTTTGGCGGGGCCAGTTTCACCGCCTATGTCGGGATTCGCGATGTCGGCGCGGTTCGCGCTGGCGATACGGTTGTGGTTTCCGGGGCTGCGGGCGCTGTCGGTTCCGTGGCGCTTCAGGTTGCCCGGCTTTCTGGCGCGCGGGTGATCGGGATTGCCGGCGGCACCGAAAAATGCGGATGGTTGGTCGATGAGTATGGTGCCGATGCGGCCATTGATTACCGGGCGGAAAATGTTGAGGAGCGCCTGAAGGCGCTATGCCCCGATGGTATCGATCTGTTTTTCGACAATGTTGGTGGGACTATCCTCGAAGCCGCGATTGCCAATCTTGCCTGGTTCGGGCGGATCGTCCTGTGTGGGGGTGTGTCCGGCTATAATGCGGAAGCACCCGTGCCCGGCCCAAGAAATCTGATGGAATTGGTGACCAGGCGTGGAACGATGCGCGGCTTCATCCTGCTCGACCATCTCGATCGGATCGCCGCAGCCAGCGCGGATCTGACGTCGTGGACCGCTTCGGGAGAATTGCGGTATCGCACCGATATTCAGCAGGGGTTCGAGAATATTCCCGATACGTTTTTGCGACTGTTCAGCGGTGCGAACCGGGGCAAGCAGTTGCTCCGGCTCACACCCGACTGA
- a CDS encoding nuclear transport factor 2 family protein, which yields MGDQLDTPKQVVARYFECQRSGDLVKSLDLMTPDVTWTVPGDWEMAGVRDRSALETMLAELNVFESGLEFEHQSVTAEEDRVVVFTHVTGKLLDGRVYRNAIVFIFEIENGKIRSVVEMPDSAKSRAFWLGK from the coding sequence TTGGGCGATCAGTTGGACACGCCGAAGCAGGTAGTTGCGCGCTATTTCGAGTGCCAGCGGAGCGGTGACCTTGTAAAGAGTCTCGATCTGATGACGCCGGACGTCACCTGGACCGTTCCGGGAGACTGGGAGATGGCAGGCGTCCGGGATCGATCGGCGCTTGAGACGATGCTGGCAGAACTCAACGTCTTTGAAAGCGGGCTGGAGTTCGAGCATCAATCGGTGACGGCGGAGGAAGACCGCGTTGTCGTTTTCACCCATGTCACGGGCAAGCTGCTCGACGGCCGTGTCTATCGGAACGCCATCGTCTTCATCTTCGAAATCGAGAACGGCAAAATCCGCTCTGTCGTCGAGATGCCGGATTCCGCGAAGTCGCGGGCGTTCTGGCTGGGGAAATAA
- the glmS gene encoding glutamine--fructose-6-phosphate transaminase (isomerizing), with amino-acid sequence MCGIIGILGQGDVAGRLVDGLRRLEYRGYDSAGVCTINNGALDRRRAEGKLNNLAEKLAANPLPGSSGIAHTRWATHGAPTEDNAHPHVVGDVTLVHNGIIENFKPLRDELIAEGRHFASQTDTEVVGHLVAREIERGATPEQAVAAVLPRLHGAFALAIMFREYPDLLIGARLGAPLVVGYGEGENYLGSDALALAPLTQKIAYLDEGDWAVVKRDKVQIFDRDNNPVERPVTHSGVTGAMIDKGNHRHFMQKEIYEQPVVVAQTLQSYLRPLENQVALPDMDFDLGEIRRVTIVACGTSFYAGMVAKYWFEQFARVPVDLDVASEFRYRQPVLEPGGLALFISQSGETADTLAALRHARTEGQKIAVVVNVPTSSMAREADLLLPTHAGPEIGVASTKAFTCQLAVLAALAANLARAKGRLSADEEREIVSHLTEAPAALNQALAYDEDILAIAPLVAPARDVLYLGRGPDYPMALEGALKLKEISYIHAEGYAAGEMKHGPIALIDEHVPVIVLAPSGPLFEKTVSNMQEVQARGGKVILISDADGIAQAGDDVLATIEMPVVHPLIAPLVYAVPVQLLAYHVAVLKGTDVDQPRNLAKSVTVE; translated from the coding sequence ATGTGCGGAATTATCGGGATTCTCGGCCAGGGCGATGTGGCGGGTCGGTTGGTGGACGGGCTTCGTCGGCTTGAATATCGCGGATATGACTCCGCAGGTGTTTGCACCATCAATAATGGCGCGCTCGACCGGCGTCGCGCAGAAGGCAAACTGAACAATCTGGCTGAAAAGCTGGCCGCCAATCCGCTTCCGGGAAGCAGCGGCATCGCCCATACCCGTTGGGCGACGCATGGTGCGCCGACCGAAGATAATGCGCATCCGCATGTCGTGGGCGATGTCACTTTGGTCCACAACGGCATTATCGAGAACTTCAAGCCACTGCGCGACGAACTGATCGCCGAAGGCCGCCATTTCGCCAGCCAGACCGACACCGAAGTGGTCGGTCATCTCGTCGCCCGCGAAATCGAGCGCGGCGCAACGCCCGAACAAGCGGTGGCTGCGGTCTTGCCGCGTCTCCACGGTGCCTTTGCGCTCGCCATCATGTTCCGGGAATATCCTGATCTGCTGATCGGGGCGCGACTGGGGGCTCCGCTTGTCGTCGGTTATGGCGAGGGGGAGAATTATCTGGGGTCGGACGCGCTTGCGCTGGCGCCGTTGACGCAGAAGATCGCCTATCTCGACGAAGGGGACTGGGCGGTCGTCAAGCGCGACAAGGTCCAGATCTTTGATCGCGACAATAATCCCGTCGAGCGCCCGGTCACGCATTCCGGCGTGACGGGAGCGATGATCGACAAGGGCAATCATCGCCATTTCATGCAGAAGGAAATCTACGAGCAACCGGTGGTCGTCGCGCAGACCCTGCAGAGCTATCTGCGCCCGCTCGAGAATCAGGTCGCCTTGCCTGACATGGATTTCGACCTTGGTGAGATCCGCCGCGTCACGATCGTGGCCTGCGGCACGAGCTTCTATGCGGGCATGGTCGCCAAATACTGGTTCGAGCAGTTTGCGCGCGTGCCCGTCGACCTCGATGTCGCGTCGGAATTTCGGTATCGCCAGCCTGTTCTGGAACCAGGCGGTCTTGCGCTGTTTATTTCGCAGTCTGGCGAAACGGCCGATACGCTCGCCGCGCTTCGTCATGCACGGACTGAGGGGCAAAAGATTGCGGTTGTCGTCAACGTGCCCACCAGTTCCATGGCGCGCGAGGCCGATCTGCTTTTGCCAACGCATGCGGGGCCCGAGATCGGCGTGGCATCGACCAAGGCCTTTACCTGCCAGTTGGCGGTGCTCGCGGCGCTGGCTGCCAATCTTGCGCGCGCCAAGGGGCGTTTGTCGGCGGACGAGGAACGCGAGATTGTGAGCCACCTGACCGAGGCGCCAGCGGCGCTCAACCAGGCGCTTGCATATGATGAGGATATTCTCGCGATCGCTCCTCTCGTCGCGCCCGCGCGCGACGTGCTCTATCTCGGCCGTGGTCCCGACTATCCGATGGCGCTTGAGGGTGCGCTGAAGCTCAAGGAAATCAGCTATATTCACGCCGAAGGCTATGCCGCCGGCGAAATGAAGCACGGCCCGATCGCTTTGATCGATGAACATGTGCCCGTGATCGTCCTTGCACCATCTGGCCCGCTTTTCGAAAAGACGGTCTCGAACATGCAGGAAGTGCAGGCACGCGGCGGCAAGGTGATCCTGATCTCCGATGCCGACGGTATTGCGCAGGCGGGGGATGACGTTCTGGCAACGATCGAAATGCCTGTCGTCCATCCGCTGATCGCGCCGCTGGTCTATGCGGTGCCCGTGCAGTTGCTTGCTTATCACGTCGCGGTCCTGAAGGGCACCGATGTCGATCAGCCGCGCAATCTGGCGAAGTCTGTTACCGTCGAATAA
- the glmU gene encoding bifunctional UDP-N-acetylglucosamine diphosphorylase/glucosamine-1-phosphate N-acetyltransferase GlmU: protein MSLPPIAAIVLAAGQGTRMKSDRHKVLHPIAGRPMLHHLLASIDTLAPTEKVVVVGSGRDQIEASLAGRGVRIAVQAEQLGTGHAVQQAEEALQEFDGDILILYGDVPLVSVDTMQRMRERLNASDAPAAVVLGFRPTDPAAYGRIVADDAGTIAKMVEFKDASAEERAVTLCNSGLLAVRARDLFALLARVGNDNAAGEYYLPDIVMLAATDGRQSAVIEGAAWEVAGVNSRAELAAVEASWQQRRRAAAMADGVTLTAPDTVYFAYDTVLGRDVTIEPNVVFGPGVHVADHVSIRAFSHLEGAVVEKGSEVGPYARLRPGAVLREKAKVGNFVEVKKAVLGKGAKANHLSYLGDAEIGEGANIGAGTITCNYDGYFKYRTEIGKGAFIGSNSALVAPVRIGDGAIVGAGSVVIRDVEADALGVARGKQDVKPGWAARFRAAMQAKKAG, encoded by the coding sequence ATGTCGCTGCCGCCGATTGCCGCCATCGTTCTTGCCGCAGGGCAGGGGACGCGGATGAAATCGGACCGGCACAAGGTTCTGCATCCGATTGCGGGCCGTCCGATGCTGCATCACCTGTTGGCGAGCATCGATACGCTGGCGCCGACGGAGAAGGTCGTCGTCGTCGGCTCGGGGCGCGATCAGATCGAGGCCTCCCTTGCAGGACGCGGCGTACGTATTGCGGTGCAGGCCGAGCAGCTTGGCACCGGGCATGCCGTTCAGCAGGCGGAAGAGGCGCTTCAGGAGTTCGATGGTGATATTCTGATCCTGTACGGGGACGTGCCGCTTGTCTCGGTCGATACGATGCAGCGCATGCGCGAGCGGTTGAACGCATCGGATGCTCCGGCTGCGGTCGTCCTAGGGTTTCGACCGACCGATCCCGCAGCCTATGGCCGAATTGTCGCGGATGATGCCGGCACCATTGCCAAGATGGTCGAGTTCAAGGACGCCTCTGCCGAGGAGCGTGCCGTCACGCTGTGCAATTCGGGATTGTTGGCTGTTCGCGCACGCGATTTGTTTGCGCTGCTGGCGCGGGTCGGCAACGACAATGCGGCGGGGGAATATTATCTTCCCGATATTGTCATGCTCGCGGCGACTGATGGTCGCCAGAGCGCTGTTATCGAGGGTGCAGCCTGGGAAGTCGCAGGGGTCAACAGCCGGGCTGAGCTAGCGGCGGTCGAGGCGAGCTGGCAGCAACGTCGCCGCGCCGCGGCCATGGCCGACGGTGTTACGCTGACGGCACCCGACACCGTATATTTCGCCTATGACACGGTGCTGGGCCGCGACGTTACCATCGAGCCCAATGTGGTTTTCGGCCCCGGTGTCCATGTGGCGGATCACGTTTCGATCCGCGCCTTTTCGCATCTTGAGGGCGCTGTTGTTGAAAAAGGTTCGGAAGTAGGCCCTTATGCGCGCCTGCGTCCCGGTGCCGTACTTCGTGAAAAGGCGAAGGTGGGCAATTTCGTCGAGGTCAAGAAGGCCGTTCTGGGCAAGGGCGCCAAGGCGAACCACCTTAGCTATCTTGGCGATGCGGAGATTGGCGAGGGCGCGAATATTGGCGCGGGTACGATCACTTGCAATTATGACGGCTATTTCAAATATCGGACCGAAATTGGCAAAGGCGCCTTTATCGGATCGAATAGCGCGCTCGTTGCGCCGGTTCGGATCGGCGATGGTGCCATTGTCGGCGCAGGTTCGGTGGTAATCCGCGATGTCGAGGCGGATGCACTCGGCGTTGCGCGGGGCAAACAGGATGTTAAGCCCGGCTGGGCCGCACGTTTCCGTGCGGCAATGCAGGCAAAGAAGGCGGGATAA
- a CDS encoding HAD-IA family hydrolase, with protein sequence MNDFPFDIVGFDLDGTLLDTSVDLANAVNHALAHAGRAPLSVEEVKPMIGGGAKKMLERGLEATGGYTEEEMEDLYHRLLTFYEANIAVGTVPFPGTLAALDQLDAMGVKLAVVTNKFEHLAQKVLVQLGLRDRFVALIGGDTMGKGNSKPSAAPIHEMIARAGGGRAAFVGDSIFDTLAAKNAGIPSVAVSFGFLMQPIEELGADVIIDHYDELIPALARLMPQSA encoded by the coding sequence ATGAACGATTTCCCCTTCGACATTGTCGGTTTCGATCTGGATGGCACGCTGCTCGATACCAGCGTCGACCTTGCAAATGCGGTCAACCACGCCCTTGCCCATGCCGGGCGCGCGCCGCTGAGCGTCGAAGAGGTAAAGCCCATGATCGGGGGCGGCGCCAAGAAAATGCTCGAACGCGGCCTGGAAGCAACGGGCGGCTATACGGAGGAAGAGATGGAGGATCTCTACCACCGGCTCCTCACCTTTTACGAAGCCAATATCGCGGTGGGAACGGTGCCCTTTCCCGGCACGCTTGCCGCACTGGACCAACTCGACGCCATGGGCGTGAAGCTGGCCGTCGTTACCAACAAGTTCGAACATCTTGCGCAGAAGGTGCTTGTGCAACTCGGCCTGCGCGACCGGTTCGTCGCGCTGATTGGCGGGGATACGATGGGCAAGGGCAATTCCAAGCCAAGCGCAGCGCCCATTCACGAAATGATTGCCCGCGCGGGCGGCGGACGTGCGGCCTTTGTCGGAGATTCCATTTTCGACACGCTGGCAGCGAAAAATGCCGGTATTCCTTCGGTCGCCGTCTCTTTCGGTTTCCTCATGCAGCCGATTGAAGAACTCGGCGCCGATGTCATTATTGATCATTATGACGAACTGATCCCCGCGCTTGCGAGGTTGATGCCGCAATCTGCCTGA
- a CDS encoding ATP-binding protein: protein MKLLDSPWTTTAVVIVILAAGVGWGVGGNWESALVTLLGGMAAILIAQYPFKFENDNTTPILNAEESAGRARVKVIEALNDPALIIRRGRIIIANPAALALFGNHIMGEDVRVAIRHPAAAEHLMASTLPRDDRGIELVGLGSLDQHWLMRVVDIGDERRLVHLIDRSEAYVAERMRVDFVANASHELRTPLAGIIGFIETLDEPEAGSDAGTRKRFLGVMMKEARRMQTLVDDLISLSRIEADKYRAPDDAVDLVPLVQEVSRVTKDRPGADQREILVEIDEKTPPVAGDRAQLSQLLHNIVGNAFKYGRPGTPIRISMAGNGNAMVRLSVEDEGEGIAPHHIPRLTERFYRVDSGRSRSLGGTGLGLSIVKHIVERHRGKLDIASISGKGTTVTVTLPAASERMS from the coding sequence ATGAAGCTGCTCGATTCCCCGTGGACCACCACCGCAGTCGTCATCGTCATATTGGCCGCAGGAGTCGGTTGGGGCGTGGGAGGCAACTGGGAATCAGCGCTCGTCACGCTGCTCGGCGGAATGGCCGCGATCCTGATCGCACAATATCCGTTCAAATTCGAAAATGATAACACAACGCCGATATTGAACGCCGAAGAAAGCGCGGGCCGGGCCCGCGTCAAGGTGATCGAGGCGCTGAACGACCCCGCGCTCATCATCCGCCGCGGGCGCATCATCATCGCCAACCCGGCGGCACTCGCGCTGTTCGGCAACCATATCATGGGAGAGGACGTCCGCGTCGCCATTCGTCACCCCGCCGCCGCGGAACATCTGATGGCGAGCACCCTGCCCCGCGACGATCGTGGGATCGAGTTGGTCGGCCTCGGATCGCTTGACCAGCACTGGCTGATGCGTGTGGTCGACATCGGCGATGAACGCCGGCTGGTGCACCTCATCGATCGCAGCGAAGCCTATGTCGCCGAGCGGATGCGCGTGGACTTCGTTGCCAATGCGAGCCACGAACTGCGCACGCCGCTTGCCGGCATCATCGGTTTTATCGAAACGCTGGACGAGCCGGAAGCCGGTAGCGACGCCGGAACCCGCAAGCGCTTCTTGGGCGTGATGATGAAAGAGGCCCGGCGTATGCAGACGCTGGTGGATGACCTCATTTCCCTCTCCCGCATCGAAGCGGACAAATATCGTGCGCCCGACGATGCGGTCGATCTGGTACCACTGGTTCAGGAAGTCAGCCGGGTGACGAAGGATCGCCCCGGCGCGGATCAGCGCGAAATCCTCGTCGAGATTGACGAGAAAACGCCTCCTGTGGCCGGGGACCGGGCACAGCTATCCCAGTTGCTACACAATATCGTCGGCAATGCGTTCAAATATGGTCGTCCAGGCACCCCCATCCGCATCTCTATGGCAGGAAACGGTAATGCGATGGTGAGACTGTCGGTCGAGGACGAAGGCGAAGGCATCGCCCCACACCATATTCCGCGCCTCACAGAGCGCTTCTACCGCGTCGATTCGGGGCGAAGCCGTTCACTCGGAGGCACCGGCCTTGGCCTTTCAATTGTTAAACATATTGTCGAACGGCATCGCGGAAAACTCGATATCGCAAGCATTTCCGGTAAGGGCACAACGGTGACAGTCACGCTTCCTGCCGCTTCGGAGCGCATGTCATAA